In Geopsychrobacter electrodiphilus DSM 16401, a single window of DNA contains:
- the aroQ gene encoding type II 3-dehydroquinate dehydratase — translation MKLLLLNGPNLNLLGTREPETYGYQTLDDIVAELTHEASLHSASLSAFQSNHEGELIDQIQQAQRDEVSGIIFNPGGLTHSSIALRDAIAGVSIPTVEVHLSNIHAREAFRHTSYIAGVSLGQICGFGPKGYALALDALISFLAHK, via the coding sequence ATGAAATTGTTATTGTTGAATGGCCCCAATCTTAATCTTTTGGGAACGCGTGAACCCGAAACTTATGGATATCAAACCCTGGATGATATTGTTGCTGAATTAACCCATGAAGCCTCTCTTCATTCCGCTTCTCTGTCCGCATTTCAATCTAATCATGAAGGCGAATTGATTGATCAAATTCAACAAGCTCAACGGGATGAGGTTTCAGGAATCATCTTTAACCCCGGTGGGTTGACTCATAGTAGCATCGCATTACGCGATGCAATTGCCGGAGTATCAATTCCAACAGTCGAAGTTCATCTTTCAAACATACACGCGCGAGAAGCTTTTCGTCATACTTCCTATATCGCGGGTGTTTCTTTGGGGCAGATCTGTGGATTTGGTCCCAAAGGTTATGCCCTCGCCCTGGATGCTCTCATATCTTTTCTGGCGCATAAATGA
- a CDS encoding roadblock/LC7 domain-containing protein, with protein MFRKLLEKMVKDTPGGVGIVLMGYDGIAIDQFFLDVGDVDLQLVAIEYSNVVKEIHHTAEILGTGTLQEVTIKTGRFYVIIHALTDEYFVALTIRREGNLGKGRYIVLRDAPALNQALV; from the coding sequence ATGTTTAGAAAATTACTAGAGAAAATGGTCAAAGATACACCCGGTGGTGTAGGCATTGTTTTGATGGGTTACGATGGAATCGCAATTGATCAATTTTTTTTGGACGTTGGAGATGTTGACCTTCAACTCGTAGCGATTGAATATTCCAATGTCGTAAAAGAAATCCATCATACCGCCGAAATACTTGGAACTGGAACTCTTCAGGAAGTCACCATAAAGACAGGACGTTTTTATGTCATCATTCACGCCTTGACTGATGAGTATTTTGTGGCGCTCACCATACGCCGTGAAGGGAACCTGGGCAAAGGCCGTTATATCGTTTTACGTGACGCCCCTGCTCTTAATCAGGCTTTGGTTTAA
- a CDS encoding tetratricopeptide repeat protein: MAERQQNSLLGKIAAYTEILASDPRSTIFVSLSEAYRKMGMLEDADAVATQGINELPDYCPGHVVLARIKCQQDDLKGSELSFTKALSLDSDNLAALVGFSRVCLLQERRAEARALLLRAREISPADSVINKLLLGLPESEPDPKTSVSPAELNVEPSSPITSEPFESATLADLYRKQGLTSKALEIYRNLLVRDPDNLEYRRCIRDIEIATSLTSPSPSVPINVSPEQQGFEDILSTDLPSPVEEMSNLDKFTSFNNEDVGASVLAKLNRLLFSIQERRGDV, encoded by the coding sequence ATGGCTGAAAGACAACAAAACTCCCTGTTGGGGAAAATTGCTGCTTATACCGAGATTCTCGCCTCTGATCCTCGTTCAACCATCTTTGTTTCCTTGAGTGAAGCCTACCGTAAAATGGGTATGCTCGAAGATGCAGATGCCGTTGCGACTCAGGGGATAAATGAACTTCCTGATTATTGTCCTGGTCATGTCGTTCTGGCACGTATCAAATGTCAACAGGATGACCTGAAAGGGTCAGAGCTCTCTTTTACCAAGGCTTTAAGTTTAGACTCTGATAACCTCGCGGCGCTGGTTGGTTTCTCACGCGTCTGTCTGCTTCAAGAGCGCCGGGCTGAAGCACGCGCCCTTTTGTTGAGAGCAAGAGAAATTTCTCCAGCCGATTCGGTTATAAATAAACTGCTGCTCGGTTTGCCTGAATCTGAACCAGATCCAAAAACTTCGGTATCTCCAGCCGAATTAAACGTGGAACCATCCTCTCCGATAACATCCGAACCTTTTGAATCTGCCACATTGGCAGATCTTTATCGAAAACAAGGTTTAACCTCCAAAGCCCTCGAAATCTATCGTAATCTTTTGGTTCGTGACCCGGATAATCTTGAATATCGTCGTTGTATTCGTGATATTGAAATAGCAACTTCGCTTACCAGCCCAAGTCCTTCCGTTCCAATAAATGTTTCGCCCGAACAGCAAGGTTTCGAGGATATTTTATCCACGGATTTACCTTCCCCAGTAGAGGAGATGAGCAACCTCGATAAGTTCACTTCATTCAACAACGAGGATGTTGGCGCCTCTGTTCTGGCTAAGTTAAATAGACTGCTGTTTTCTATTCAAGAAAGGCGAGGGGATGTTTAG